One window of Deltaproteobacteria bacterium genomic DNA carries:
- a CDS encoding ABC transporter ATP-binding protein, with the protein MSARPAPPAVIELERVGKHFGDVVAVRDASLRIRRGELFSLLGPSGCGKTTLLRLIAGFEEPSSGVLRLDGEDVAGVPPQRRHVNTVFQSYALFPHLSVSDNVAFGLRVRSVPRAERERRVREMLEVVRLGDLASRRPSQLSGGQRQRVALARALVNDPSALLLDEPLSALDRELRRQMQAELARIQRALGIAFVLVTHDQEEALALSDRLAVMRAGRLEQVGTPEELYEAPASAFVAGFLGGANLIRVTVEKPGSERATIVLPGAGRCEAATGGRPFEAGNGALLMLRPERLELAAHAPAPGLPGLAVTCTGVVFQGPVRRCTLRDPAGGELVAHLPASQPAPPLAPGAALWVGWRPEAARLLADEP; encoded by the coding sequence GTGAGCGCTCGCCCCGCTCCGCCCGCCGTCATCGAGCTCGAACGGGTCGGCAAGCATTTCGGCGACGTCGTCGCCGTGCGCGATGCGAGCCTCCGGATCCGGCGCGGCGAGCTCTTCTCCCTGCTCGGTCCCTCGGGCTGCGGCAAGACCACGCTCCTGCGCCTGATCGCCGGCTTCGAGGAGCCGAGCAGCGGCGTCCTGCGCCTCGACGGCGAGGACGTGGCCGGCGTCCCGCCCCAGCGCCGCCACGTGAACACGGTCTTCCAGAGCTACGCGCTCTTCCCGCACCTCTCGGTCTCCGACAACGTGGCCTTCGGGCTGCGGGTCCGCTCGGTGCCCCGCGCCGAGCGGGAGCGCCGGGTGCGCGAGATGCTGGAGGTGGTGCGTCTCGGCGACCTCGCGAGCCGCCGGCCGAGCCAGCTCTCGGGCGGCCAGCGCCAGCGGGTCGCGCTCGCCCGCGCGCTCGTGAACGACCCGAGCGCCCTGCTGCTCGACGAGCCGCTCTCGGCGCTCGACCGCGAGCTGCGCCGGCAGATGCAGGCGGAGCTGGCGCGCATCCAGCGCGCGCTCGGAATCGCCTTCGTGCTCGTGACGCACGACCAGGAGGAGGCGCTCGCGCTGTCCGACCGCCTCGCGGTGATGCGCGCGGGACGGCTCGAGCAGGTCGGGACCCCGGAGGAGCTCTACGAGGCGCCGGCCTCCGCCTTCGTCGCCGGCTTCCTCGGCGGGGCCAACCTGATCCGGGTGACGGTCGAGAAGCCGGGGAGCGAGCGCGCGACGATCGTGCTCCCGGGCGCCGGCCGCTGCGAGGCGGCGACGGGCGGCCGCCCCTTCGAAGCGGGCAACGGGGCGCTGCTGATGCTCCGGCCCGAGCGCCTCGAGCTGGCCGCGCACGCGCCCGCGCCGGGCTTGCCGGGCCTGGCCGTCACCTGCACGGGCGTGGTCTTCCAGGGGCCGGTGCGGCGCTGCACGCTGCGCGACCCTGCCGGTGGAGAGCTGGTCGCCCACCTGCCGGCGTCGCAGCCCGCGCCGCCCCTCGCGCCCGGCGCCGCGCTGTGGGTCGGCTGGCGGCCGGAAGCGGCGCGCCTGCTCGCCGACGAGCCGTGA
- a CDS encoding extracellular solute-binding protein, whose translation MKRVHRLLALWAGVVLLFLYLPIAVLVLFSFNQSKLNVVWTGFTLEWYARLWSDTVLVRALENSLIVAVASTGISLVLGTAGGWLLHRYRYRGRAALETAAFLPMIVPEVILGVSLLLLFVAAGVELGYTTIVVSHVTFCFPFVMAAVRARLAGLDPALEEAALDLGATPAQAFTKVIVPYLTPALVAGGLMAFTLSLDELIVTWFTASAGTRTLPLEIFGRIKKGLDPSLHAISTLFLVVTVLALGIAEGLRRRSSTPGLRAAPRSSALVLALLLATGLASPSAGAEELNLFTWSEYVPQAVLDGFTRETGIEVNQESYASNEEMLAKLLSGAARYDLIQPSEYVVEALVEEGLLAPLDHAKLPHLGNIGRESWGWPHDPALAYSVPYMQGTVGIVVDTEKVKEPVRGYGDVFQDRHAGRIVILDDALEIVTWALATRGLGPDAVTRDNLERVRPVLAQWLPLVRVYDSDSPKTALLNGDADLGVVWSGEAAILLREQPGRFAYVLPREGSHLFIDSLAIPKGARNVEAAHRFIDYVLRPEVSRKISAEFPYTNPNVEARKLLTPAERANPASYPPGVPKLATLRDIGPLAAEVDKLFTDLKAQSGR comes from the coding sequence ATGAAGCGGGTCCACCGGCTGCTCGCGCTCTGGGCCGGCGTCGTGCTCCTGTTCCTCTACCTGCCGATCGCCGTCCTCGTGCTCTTCTCCTTCAACCAGTCGAAGCTCAACGTCGTCTGGACGGGGTTCACGCTCGAGTGGTACGCGAGGCTCTGGAGCGACACGGTGCTGGTGCGCGCGCTCGAGAACAGCCTGATCGTCGCCGTCGCGTCCACGGGGATCTCGCTCGTGCTGGGCACCGCCGGCGGCTGGCTGCTCCACCGCTACCGCTACCGGGGCCGCGCGGCGCTCGAGACCGCGGCCTTCCTGCCGATGATCGTCCCGGAGGTGATCCTCGGTGTCAGCCTGCTGCTCCTCTTCGTCGCGGCCGGCGTCGAGCTCGGCTACACGACGATCGTCGTCTCCCACGTCACCTTCTGCTTCCCGTTCGTGATGGCGGCGGTCCGGGCGCGCCTCGCCGGGCTCGACCCCGCCCTCGAGGAGGCGGCGCTCGACCTCGGCGCGACGCCGGCGCAGGCCTTCACGAAGGTGATCGTGCCCTACCTCACGCCGGCGCTGGTGGCGGGAGGGCTGATGGCGTTCACGCTCTCGCTCGACGAGCTGATCGTCACCTGGTTCACCGCCAGCGCCGGCACCCGCACGCTGCCGCTCGAGATCTTCGGGCGGATCAAGAAGGGCCTCGATCCCTCCCTCCACGCCATCTCCACGCTCTTCCTCGTGGTCACCGTGCTCGCGCTCGGAATCGCGGAGGGCCTGCGCCGCCGCAGCTCGACGCCGGGGCTCCGGGCCGCGCCCCGCTCGAGCGCCTTGGTCCTGGCGCTGCTGCTCGCGACGGGTCTCGCATCCCCATCGGCCGGGGCCGAGGAGCTGAACCTCTTCACGTGGTCGGAGTACGTGCCGCAGGCCGTGCTCGACGGCTTCACCAGGGAGACCGGCATCGAGGTGAACCAGGAGAGCTACGCGTCCAACGAGGAGATGCTGGCGAAGCTCCTGTCCGGAGCCGCCCGCTACGACCTGATCCAGCCCTCGGAGTACGTCGTCGAGGCGCTGGTGGAGGAAGGGCTGCTCGCGCCGCTCGACCACGCGAAGCTTCCCCACCTGGGGAACATCGGGAGGGAGTCCTGGGGCTGGCCGCACGACCCGGCGCTGGCCTACAGCGTGCCGTACATGCAGGGCACGGTCGGCATCGTCGTCGACACGGAGAAGGTGAAGGAGCCGGTACGGGGCTACGGCGACGTCTTCCAGGACCGCCACGCGGGGCGCATCGTGATCCTCGACGACGCGCTCGAGATCGTGACCTGGGCGCTCGCCACGCGGGGTCTCGGGCCCGACGCCGTCACCCGGGACAACCTCGAGCGCGTGCGACCCGTGCTCGCGCAGTGGCTCCCGCTCGTCCGGGTCTACGACTCGGACAGCCCGAAGACGGCGCTCCTCAACGGCGACGCCGACCTCGGCGTCGTGTGGTCGGGCGAGGCCGCGATCCTGCTCCGCGAGCAGCCGGGCCGCTTCGCCTACGTGCTGCCCCGGGAGGGCAGCCACCTGTTCATCGACAGCCTCGCGATCCCGAAGGGGGCGCGGAACGTGGAAGCCGCCCACCGCTTCATCGACTACGTGCTGCGGCCCGAGGTGAGCCGGAAGATCTCCGCGGAGTTCCCCTACACCAACCCGAACGTCGAGGCGCGCAAGCTGCTGACGCCCGCGGAGCGCGCCAACCCGGCCAGCTACCCGCCCGGTGTCCCGAAGCTCGCGACCCTCCGCGACATCGGCCCGCTCGCGGCGGAGGTCGACAAGCTCTTCACCGACCTCAAGGCCCAGAGCGGCCGATAG
- a CDS encoding ABC transporter permease: MRQEATRFAPDPAAARRAPGRIGWLLLAPLIAWVLAFVVAPAVIMLVYSFAHRGTLGGVVPGFTLEHYAGVLDPVYLRIVARSIGYALLTTVLCLAAGYPVAYWIARAGERWRNLLLMAVLVPFWTSFLIRTYAWVTILKSQGLLNSLALGLGLVGEPLALLYTPGAVVVGLVYTFLPFMILPIYASVEKLDGTLVEAALDLGAGPLRAFARVILPLTAPGVAAGVLLVFVPALGIYAVNDILGGGRVDMIGNVIENQFKGNARNWPFGAALGTTLLVGFGLLHWLVSRRQRPALG, from the coding sequence ATGCGACAGGAGGCGACCCGCTTCGCGCCGGACCCGGCCGCCGCGCGCCGGGCACCCGGCCGGATCGGCTGGCTGCTGCTCGCGCCGCTGATCGCGTGGGTGCTCGCCTTCGTGGTGGCGCCCGCCGTGATCATGCTCGTGTACAGCTTCGCGCACCGGGGCACACTCGGCGGCGTCGTGCCGGGCTTCACGCTCGAGCACTACGCCGGCGTGCTCGACCCCGTCTACCTCCGCATCGTGGCGCGTTCGATCGGATACGCGCTGCTCACCACCGTTCTGTGCCTGGCCGCGGGGTACCCGGTCGCGTACTGGATCGCGCGCGCGGGCGAGCGCTGGCGCAACCTGCTCCTGATGGCGGTCCTGGTGCCGTTCTGGACCAGCTTCCTGATCCGCACCTACGCCTGGGTGACGATCCTGAAGAGCCAGGGGCTCCTGAACTCGCTCGCGCTCGGGCTCGGACTGGTCGGCGAGCCGCTGGCGCTCCTCTACACGCCGGGCGCCGTCGTCGTGGGCCTCGTCTACACCTTCCTGCCGTTCATGATCCTGCCGATCTACGCGAGCGTGGAGAAGCTCGACGGCACGCTGGTCGAGGCCGCCCTCGATCTCGGCGCCGGCCCGCTGCGGGCGTTCGCGCGGGTGATCCTCCCGCTCACCGCGCCCGGCGTCGCGGCCGGCGTGCTGCTCGTCTTCGTGCCCGCGCTCGGCATCTACGCCGTCAACGACATCCTCGGCGGCGGGCGGGTCGACATGATCGGCAACGTCATCGAGAACCAGTTCAAGGGCAACGCGCGCAACTGGCCCTTCGGCGCCGCGCTCGGGACGACGCTGCTGGTGGGCTTCGGGCTGCTCCACTGGCTCGTGAGCCGCCGCCAGCGGCCGGCGCTCGGCTGA
- the speA gene encoding biosynthetic arginine decarboxylase codes for MRTWTLRDSLETYQVANWGAGFFGIDDQGHVRVTPHGPDGPGVDLFQLVEELRASGLKLPMLVRFSDVLATRVKGLVRAFARAMQEYGYEGRYRGVYPIKVNQQRHVVEEIVRFGAPHRIGLECGSKPELLVGLAVLDTPGALLVCNGYKDRAYIETALLAQRLGRHPVLVIDRFQELELAVRIARELGMRPHLGVRARLTTRGTGKWADSTGERAKFGLSAAEIVEAVDWLRAEKMLDCLELLHFHIGSQISAIRAHKDALREACRIFVGLHAMGAPVKLLDVGGGLGVDYDGSQTNFHSSMNYSVQEYANDVVSAIQEACDETGVPHPDLVTEAGRAMTAHHSVLVFDVLGVSELRHAEELPPAGEDEPRAIQALSEVHAQMTRKNALESWHDMLAAKEEAGSEFALGYLDLRARARVEKLFQACCEKLLRIVRELPQVPEELDDLEKALADTYFGNFSIFQSLPDHWGFKQLFPVMPIHRLDQEPTRRGTFADLTCDSDGKIGQFIDQHDVRDVLPLHPLNGAPYYIGVFLVGAYQEILGDLHNLFGDTDAVHVRVEQDGRTQVAHVVGGDRVREVLDYVEYDRDTLVAQVQATIDRAIERDELPLEEGSRLRKRYEQALEETTYLSRE; via the coding sequence ATGCGCACCTGGACGCTCCGCGACAGCCTGGAGACCTATCAGGTCGCCAACTGGGGCGCCGGCTTCTTCGGGATCGACGACCAGGGACACGTCCGGGTGACACCCCACGGTCCCGACGGCCCGGGCGTCGATCTCTTCCAGCTCGTCGAGGAGCTGCGCGCGAGCGGGCTGAAGCTCCCCATGCTGGTCCGCTTCTCGGACGTGCTCGCCACGCGCGTCAAGGGGCTCGTGCGCGCCTTCGCCCGCGCCATGCAGGAGTACGGCTACGAGGGCCGCTACCGGGGCGTCTACCCGATCAAGGTGAACCAGCAGCGCCACGTGGTGGAGGAGATCGTCCGCTTCGGCGCGCCGCACCGGATCGGGCTCGAGTGCGGCTCGAAGCCCGAGCTCCTGGTCGGCCTGGCCGTGCTCGACACGCCCGGCGCGCTGCTCGTCTGCAACGGCTACAAGGACCGCGCCTACATCGAGACCGCGCTGCTCGCCCAGCGCCTCGGCCGCCACCCGGTGCTCGTGATCGACCGCTTCCAGGAGCTCGAGCTCGCGGTGCGGATCGCCCGCGAGCTCGGCATGCGCCCGCACCTCGGCGTGCGCGCGCGGCTCACCACGCGCGGGACCGGCAAGTGGGCCGACTCGACCGGCGAGCGCGCCAAGTTCGGGCTCTCGGCGGCCGAGATCGTCGAGGCCGTCGACTGGCTGCGCGCCGAGAAGATGCTCGACTGCCTCGAGCTCCTGCACTTCCACATCGGCAGCCAGATCAGCGCGATCCGCGCCCACAAGGACGCCCTGCGCGAGGCCTGCCGCATCTTCGTGGGGCTGCACGCGATGGGCGCGCCCGTGAAGCTGCTCGACGTCGGCGGCGGCCTCGGCGTCGACTACGACGGCTCGCAGACCAACTTCCACTCCTCGATGAACTACTCGGTGCAGGAGTACGCCAACGACGTGGTCTCCGCGATCCAGGAGGCCTGCGACGAGACCGGCGTTCCGCACCCGGACCTCGTCACCGAGGCCGGCCGGGCGATGACGGCCCACCACTCGGTGCTGGTCTTCGACGTGCTCGGCGTCTCGGAGCTGCGTCACGCCGAGGAGCTGCCGCCCGCCGGCGAGGACGAGCCGCGTGCGATCCAGGCGCTCTCCGAGGTCCACGCCCAGATGACGCGCAAGAACGCGCTCGAGTCCTGGCACGACATGCTGGCGGCCAAGGAGGAGGCCGGCAGCGAGTTCGCGCTCGGCTACCTCGACCTGCGCGCGCGCGCACGCGTCGAGAAGCTGTTCCAGGCCTGCTGCGAGAAGCTGCTGCGCATCGTGCGCGAGCTGCCCCAGGTCCCCGAGGAGCTCGACGACCTCGAGAAGGCCCTGGCCGACACCTACTTCGGGAACTTCTCGATCTTCCAGTCGCTGCCCGACCACTGGGGCTTCAAGCAGCTCTTCCCGGTGATGCCGATCCACCGCCTCGACCAGGAGCCGACCCGGCGCGGCACCTTCGCCGACCTCACCTGCGACAGCGACGGCAAGATCGGCCAGTTCATCGACCAGCACGACGTGCGCGACGTGCTGCCGCTCCACCCGCTCAACGGCGCGCCCTACTACATCGGCGTGTTCCTGGTCGGCGCCTACCAGGAGATCCTGGGCGACCTCCACAACCTCTTCGGCGACACCGACGCGGTGCACGTGCGGGTCGAGCAGGACGGGCGCACCCAGGTGGCGCACGTGGTGGGCGGCGACCGCGTGCGCGAGGTGCTCGACTACGTCGAGTACGACCGCGACACGCTGGTGGCCCAGGTGCAGGCCACCATCGACCGCGCCATCGAGCGCGACGAACTGCCCCTCGAGGAGGGCAGCCGGCTGCGCAAGCGCTACGAGCAGGCGCTGGAGGAGACCACCTACCTCTCGCGCGAGTAG
- the hisS gene encoding histidine--tRNA ligase yields the protein MAGPTLQAPRGTRDFYPEDLRLRAWLFAHFREVARRFAFEEVDAPVVEHEELFTRKAGEEIVEQLYHFELHGRRLALRPEMTPSIARMVMARAGGLRLPLRWFTVTQNWRYERMTRGRKREHFQWNMDVWGEPGVTAEAELLAAIFALLDRIGLGAGQVRVQLNSRALLEETLRAGILRARPAVFEPLCVVIDKLSKIGAEAVVAQLVDPAGPVGLAPAEARDVVALLGVTGLDDAAAAAPAGSPAVAELHRLFELLDAYGVADRVDFDASVVRGLAYYTGIVFEAFDAGRKLRAVCGGGRYDRLLETLGGPAIPAVGFGFGDVVVAELLADRGLVPELPRGVDDVVCALGEAQRPAAIRLAARLRGAGRAVELVLGDARPKRVLDDAGRAGARRALFVGPDEAARGVVRVRELGGGDEREEPL from the coding sequence ATGGCCGGGCCCACGCTCCAGGCGCCGCGCGGCACGCGCGACTTCTACCCCGAGGACCTGCGCCTGCGCGCCTGGCTGTTCGCCCACTTCCGCGAGGTGGCGCGCCGCTTCGCCTTCGAGGAGGTCGACGCGCCGGTCGTCGAGCACGAGGAGCTCTTCACCCGCAAGGCCGGCGAGGAGATCGTCGAGCAGCTCTACCACTTCGAGCTGCACGGCCGCCGGCTCGCGCTGCGGCCCGAGATGACGCCCTCGATCGCGCGCATGGTGATGGCCCGCGCCGGGGGCCTGCGCCTGCCCCTGCGCTGGTTCACGGTGACCCAGAACTGGCGCTACGAACGCATGACCCGGGGCCGCAAGCGCGAGCACTTCCAGTGGAACATGGACGTCTGGGGGGAGCCCGGGGTGACCGCCGAGGCGGAGCTGCTCGCGGCGATCTTCGCGCTGCTCGACCGGATCGGCCTCGGCGCGGGCCAGGTCCGGGTCCAGCTCAACAGCCGGGCGCTGCTCGAGGAGACCCTGCGCGCCGGGATCCTGCGCGCCCGCCCGGCCGTCTTCGAGCCGCTCTGCGTGGTGATCGACAAGCTCTCGAAGATCGGCGCCGAGGCCGTCGTCGCGCAGCTCGTGGACCCGGCCGGGCCGGTGGGCCTCGCGCCGGCCGAGGCGCGCGACGTCGTGGCGCTGCTCGGGGTGACGGGGCTCGACGACGCCGCCGCCGCGGCGCCGGCCGGCTCGCCCGCCGTCGCGGAGCTGCACCGGCTCTTCGAGCTGCTGGACGCCTACGGCGTCGCCGACCGGGTCGACTTCGACGCCTCGGTGGTGCGCGGCCTCGCCTATTACACGGGGATCGTCTTCGAGGCCTTCGACGCCGGGCGCAAGCTGCGCGCCGTCTGCGGCGGCGGCCGCTACGACCGCCTGCTCGAGACGCTCGGCGGCCCGGCGATCCCCGCCGTCGGCTTCGGCTTCGGCGACGTCGTGGTGGCCGAGCTGCTGGCCGACCGGGGCCTCGTCCCGGAGCTGCCGCGCGGCGTCGACGACGTCGTCTGCGCGCTCGGCGAGGCGCAGCGGCCCGCCGCGATCCGGCTGGCGGCGCGGCTGCGCGGCGCCGGCCGGGCCGTCGAGCTCGTGCTCGGCGACGCCCGGCCCAAGCGCGTCCTCGACGACGCCGGCCGGGCCGGCGCGCGCCGCGCGCTCTTCGTCGGGCCCGACGAAGCGGCACGCGGCGTCGTGCGGGTGCGCGAGCTCGGCGGCGGAGACGAGCGGGAGGAGCCGCTCTAG
- a CDS encoding FG-GAP-like repeat-containing protein translates to MHRGFALLAAFALLAPACGGEGERAPAPAQPAAGAPAGRAPAAPESATPADLPKGLLLALSPFEVTPQGQVLPKPTAARLEILTREGGAWRVRAITDPESNVFHKAIAFDGGILTLGGSAAAIKLWRPDLSRTGFVAETVWSQDFGGKFSRMRDAEVADLDGDGSPDLAVATHDQGVVAIVRRKSGGGWSVEEIDREKDTFVHEIEVGDLDGDGVLEVYATPSEPNRLDGTPQHGKVTRYVPARGEGRVEVADLGDRHAKEILVGDVDGDGRDELYVAVEAVSGGKVEIRRFDAGTDPAAGAVIAELDDTQTRFLTAGDVDGDGRREMVAAGMKSGLWLLRPGPAPATAAWAKSQIDARSGGFEHATVLADLDGDGRDELYAASDDHGELRRYVWRDGGWAREVIHTRKPKGSAFTWNITPVPREVR, encoded by the coding sequence ATGCATCGGGGTTTCGCGCTCCTCGCAGCCTTCGCGCTCCTCGCGCCCGCCTGTGGCGGCGAGGGGGAGCGGGCGCCCGCCCCGGCGCAGCCCGCAGCCGGAGCGCCGGCGGGCCGGGCGCCGGCCGCGCCCGAGAGCGCGACGCCCGCGGATCTGCCGAAGGGCCTCCTGCTCGCGCTCTCGCCCTTCGAGGTGACGCCGCAGGGCCAGGTGCTGCCGAAGCCGACCGCCGCGCGGCTCGAGATCCTGACCCGCGAGGGCGGCGCCTGGCGCGTGCGCGCGATCACCGACCCGGAGAGCAACGTCTTCCACAAGGCGATCGCCTTCGACGGCGGGATCCTGACCCTCGGCGGCAGCGCGGCGGCGATCAAGCTCTGGCGCCCCGACCTGTCCCGGACCGGCTTCGTGGCCGAGACGGTCTGGTCCCAGGACTTCGGCGGCAAGTTCAGCCGCATGCGCGACGCGGAGGTTGCCGATCTCGACGGCGACGGCTCGCCGGACCTGGCCGTCGCGACCCACGACCAGGGCGTGGTCGCGATCGTCCGGCGCAAGTCGGGGGGTGGCTGGAGCGTCGAGGAGATCGACCGCGAGAAGGACACCTTCGTGCACGAGATCGAGGTCGGCGACCTCGACGGCGACGGTGTCCTCGAGGTCTACGCGACCCCGAGCGAGCCGAACCGCCTCGACGGCACGCCCCAGCACGGCAAGGTGACCCGCTACGTGCCGGCCCGGGGCGAGGGGCGCGTCGAGGTGGCGGACCTCGGCGACCGCCACGCGAAGGAGATCCTGGTCGGCGACGTCGACGGCGACGGGCGCGACGAGCTCTACGTGGCCGTCGAGGCGGTGTCGGGCGGGAAGGTCGAGATCCGCCGCTTCGACGCCGGGACCGATCCCGCGGCCGGCGCCGTGATCGCCGAGCTCGACGACACCCAGACGCGCTTCCTGACCGCCGGCGACGTGGACGGCGACGGCCGGCGCGAGATGGTGGCGGCCGGCATGAAGAGCGGGCTGTGGCTGCTGCGGCCCGGCCCCGCGCCGGCCACCGCCGCCTGGGCGAAGAGCCAGATCGACGCGCGCTCGGGCGGCTTCGAGCACGCCACGGTCCTCGCCGACCTCGACGGCGACGGGCGCGACGAGCTCTACGCCGCGAGCGACGACCACGGCGAGCTGCGCCGCTACGTCTGGCGCGACGGCGGCTGGGCGCGCGAGGTCATCCACACCCGCAAGCCCAAGGGCTCCGCCTTCACCTGGAACATCACCCCCGTCCCGCGCGAGGTCCGCTGA
- a CDS encoding nucleoside phosphorylase, with amino-acid sequence MPLPYSGQMPEAAPPTPILGLHAGGAPAFAFLCGDPARVERIAADWRELRTLCEVREFRVVSGVWRGIPIAAASTGVGAPGAAIVVEELARAGARTLIRIGNSGGLAEDLAPGELVITTGAVRDDGTTRSYVVPEYPAVADWRVVGALVAAARAAGARWRAGVTWSLDAFFARNARLAPGGALASAHFGGYWTPAHEARLRAMQAAGVLNCEMEAGTLLTLAGLFGLRAGALCVVSDRTPWRPGEPIDLDRNMAAAIAVAHAAVAQLAAEEAS; translated from the coding sequence TTGCCCCTGCCCTACTCCGGCCAGATGCCCGAAGCGGCCCCTCCCACTCCCATCCTGGGTCTGCACGCGGGAGGCGCCCCGGCCTTCGCCTTCCTGTGCGGGGATCCCGCCCGGGTCGAGCGGATCGCAGCGGACTGGCGCGAGCTCCGGACGCTCTGTGAGGTCCGCGAGTTCCGGGTCGTGAGCGGCGTCTGGCGCGGGATCCCGATCGCCGCGGCCTCGACCGGGGTGGGCGCGCCCGGAGCCGCGATCGTGGTCGAGGAGCTGGCGCGGGCGGGGGCGCGCACCCTGATCCGGATCGGCAACAGCGGCGGGCTCGCCGAGGACCTGGCCCCCGGCGAGCTCGTGATCACGACCGGGGCCGTCCGCGACGACGGGACCACGCGCAGCTACGTCGTGCCCGAGTACCCCGCCGTGGCGGACTGGCGCGTGGTGGGCGCGCTGGTCGCGGCGGCGCGCGCCGCCGGGGCGCGCTGGCGGGCGGGGGTGACCTGGTCGCTCGACGCCTTCTTCGCGCGCAACGCGCGGCTCGCGCCCGGCGGCGCGCTCGCCTCGGCGCACTTCGGCGGCTACTGGACGCCCGCGCACGAGGCGCGCCTGCGCGCCATGCAGGCGGCGGGCGTGCTCAACTGCGAGATGGAGGCGGGGACGCTGCTCACGCTCGCGGGCCTCTTCGGCCTGCGCGCGGGCGCGCTCTGCGTGGTCTCGGACCGCACGCCCTGGCGCCCCGGCGAGCCCATCGACCTCGACCGCAACATGGCGGCGGCGATCGCGGTCGCCCACGCGGCGGTCGCGCAGCTCGCGGCGGAGGAGGCGAGCTGA